TCTGGCCTAGGTAAAACTGGTGGCCGTGGTCACAAAGGTCAAAAGTCACGTTCTGGCGGCAGCGTTCGTCCAGGTTTTGAAGGCGGTCAGATGCCTCTAAAACAACGTCTACCAAAATTCGGTTTCACTTCTCGTAAGAGCCTAGTGTCTGCTGAAGTTCGTCTAGGTGAACTAGCGAAAGTTTCTGGTGACGTAGTTGATCTAAACAGCCTTAAAGCTGCTAATATCATCACTAAGAACATCGAATTTGTAAAAGTTGTTCTTTCTGGCGAAATTAACAAAGCTGTGACTGTTAAAGGTCTACGTGTGACTAAAGGCGCTAAAGCTGCAATCGAAGCTGCAGGCGGTAAAATCGAGGAATAATCTCGAGGAACGAGGTACAGATGGCTAAGAAACCAGGACAAGATTTTCGTAGTGCTCAGAGCGGCTTAAGTGAGCTAAAGTCGCGCTTATTATTCGTAATTGGTGCACTTTTAGTATTCCGAGCCGGCTCTTTTGTGCCGATTCCTGGTATTGATGCGGCTGTACTTGCCAATTTGTTCGAACAGCAAAAAGGTACCATCGTTGAAATGTTTAACATGTTCTCCGGTGGTGCTCTTGAGCGTGCATCTATATTAGCGTTGGGCATCATGCCGTATATTTCGGCATCTATTGTTGTCCAACTGCTAACTGTAGTTCATCCAGCGTTAGCCGAACTCAAAAAAGAGGGTGAAGCAGGCCGTCGTAAGATAAGCCAATATACGCGCTACGGCACGCTTGTACTTGCAACATTCCAAGCTATTGGTATTGCAACAGGCTTACCAAACATGGTCGATAATCTGGTTGTTATCAACCAAACCATGTTTACGCTTATTGCTACCGTAAGTTTAGTAACCGGCACCATGTTCTTAATGTGGTTAGGTGAACAAATTACAGAGCGTGGAATCGGTAATGGTATTTCATTATTGATCTTTGCAGGTATTGTTGCTGGATTGCCTTCTGCAATCGGTCAAACAATTGAGCAAGCGCGTCAAGGTGAATTGCATGTACTTCTTTTGTTGTTTATTGCTGTATTGTCTTTCGCAGTAATTTACTTCGTTGTTTTCATGGAACGTGGTCAACGCCGTATCGTCGTTAACTACGCGAAGCGTCAACAAGGTCGTAAAGTATTTGCTGCGCAAAGTTCTCATTTGCCACTTAAAATAAATATGGCAGGTGTTATTCCAGCAATTTTTGCATCAAGCATTATTTTGTTCCCTGGAACACTAGCACAGTGGTTCGGTCAAGGGGGTGAGGGCAGCGCGTTCGGTTGGTTAACTGACGTGTCATTGGCTCTTAGTCCAGGTCAGCCTTTGTATGTTATGCTTTATGCAGCAGCAATTATTTTCTTCTGTTTCTTCTACACGGCATTGGTTTTCAATCCGCGTGAAACAGCAGATAATTTGAAGAAGTCCGGTGCATTCGTACCCGGCATCCGCCCAGGTGAGCAGACAGCGAAGTACATTGATAAAGTAATGACACGTTTAACCCTAGCAGGTGCACTGTATATTACCTTTATCTGTCTTATTCCCGAGTTCATGATGGTCGCATGGAACGTACGTTTCTATTTTGGCGGCACATCACTACTAATTGTAGTTGTTGTTATCATGGACTTTATGGCACAGGTACAGACTCATCTGATGTCTCAGCAGTA
This window of the Vibrio azureus genome carries:
- the secY gene encoding preprotein translocase subunit SecY, producing MAKKPGQDFRSAQSGLSELKSRLLFVIGALLVFRAGSFVPIPGIDAAVLANLFEQQKGTIVEMFNMFSGGALERASILALGIMPYISASIVVQLLTVVHPALAELKKEGEAGRRKISQYTRYGTLVLATFQAIGIATGLPNMVDNLVVINQTMFTLIATVSLVTGTMFLMWLGEQITERGIGNGISLLIFAGIVAGLPSAIGQTIEQARQGELHVLLLLFIAVLSFAVIYFVVFMERGQRRIVVNYAKRQQGRKVFAAQSSHLPLKINMAGVIPAIFASSIILFPGTLAQWFGQGGEGSAFGWLTDVSLALSPGQPLYVMLYAAAIIFFCFFYTALVFNPRETADNLKKSGAFVPGIRPGEQTAKYIDKVMTRLTLAGALYITFICLIPEFMMVAWNVRFYFGGTSLLIVVVVIMDFMAQVQTHLMSQQYDSVLKKANLKGYGR
- the rplO gene encoding 50S ribosomal protein L15 — translated: MRLNTLAPAAGSKHAPKRVGRGIGSGLGKTGGRGHKGQKSRSGGSVRPGFEGGQMPLKQRLPKFGFTSRKSLVSAEVRLGELAKVSGDVVDLNSLKAANIITKNIEFVKVVLSGEINKAVTVKGLRVTKGAKAAIEAAGGKIEE